The following is a genomic window from Fundulus heteroclitus isolate FHET01 unplaced genomic scaffold, MU-UCD_Fhet_4.1 scaffold_47, whole genome shotgun sequence.
CGACATCATACAATAAAGGACCAAAATTACAACACAGTTGATGAGAGAAGCCGTCGTTGAGGTCTACAGGTTGCAAATGGCATCGTTCAGTCTTAGCGTCTTCAGAATCAGCCTCTCAGGAACCAGAGCTTATAAAGCAGAGTTTTAATCGATAAAACGCATCCTAACAGGAGATTTTCCGTCTAATAACCGGAGGAAGATGCTCCGTCTGATCAGCGATGGACGCATGGATCTGTTTTCCCACATCCTGCTTTGCATCTTTGCTCGGCTCCcgttaaaaaacacaaagactcTGTGTGGTTGTGAGCGCTGTGGAGGACCTGAGGGGAATTTTTCTCATTATTTACAACTTGACGCCTGAAtgatcagaaataaaagcatatttctCTACATAGGAATATAACATGaatgtaatctcataatctccaGAAGGCACCGGTGAATACAGGCCGGCCAGCAGGAGttgaaagccccccccccccaagcaaAGCTATTTGACTGGGAGATGAAATAAGTAgatatacagaaataaaatattatttccgTCTGCTGTCCAAATGGAGGCTCAGCTGTGGCTCCAACCAGTCGGCTTTCTCTCAGAAGTATttacagcagctgaaaatgtcTGCGTTCATACATGTGAGCTGGTCATCGGATGTATGAATGCCCGGTCCGCCTGAAGCTGCAGCGTGGATATTTATCTGCCCTGTCTGTGCTGAATAAAGTCACCTGGTTACCCAGAGTCCAGCTCTTCTGCTTCAGGCCTCTGGGGGAGAACGCTGGATAATAAACCCAATCTGCTGCTCTGCGGGGTGAAAACTTCCTCTGTGCGTCGCTCTGAACACCACGTCTCCACTGAGAGACACGGcgctggcagcatcatgctgtggggaacaAGGCGCTTCTTATTTcagctgagaatctgtggaaagactTGAAAGTTGCTGTTCAGAACAACTTCCTCCAATGTGCAGAGTTGGTGGAGACGACCTGGAAGGCCTGCAGCTGGATCTGCAGCTGGAGCTGGTGGAGGAAAGCAGAAATACAGATGCACTCCGCACTATTCAGAAACAAGATGAAACCCGTAGCCGTTCCAGTGTGAAGATTGGCCCTTTGTTTTCACCACTTtggttatatatataaatctataTCTATTTATGATTCAGTCCAGGTTGGACCGGTTTCTGTTCTTATCTTTTTCTCAAGAAAGATCAATCCTGAGGCTAAAAAACCTgcacaaaaaacatatttttgtgttttcacaggaaGATTGAAGGTGTCATGACTTTCAAATCGtgtttcaaaaaatattttgttcagaAAAGAATAGTCAGTGCAGCATATTTTGAAGCAGGGATCATCAAATGCAAGACAGAGCATTTAAAACCAGGTAAATGATCCTTTAACGTTGTAGCTGAACCACAGAGATCCTGCAGTAGTTCCTCTCTGAGCAACAGGACGCCTCTCCCCAATGAGCTGACGGCAGAAAAGTCTCTGGGGGGGCAGATAACTCAGTCCTGAGGGCTCGTGCCGCCCCGCCAGAAGGGCGCCCTGGGCAGGGAGCCGGGTGGCCATCATGAACTGTGATGCCTAAGAATCCAACAGCATAAAGTCTGAGGCTGGAAGGTGAGGAAATGCAAAGGTTccagggtgtgaatacttttgctgcAGAGCTCTGGGGTCAGAGCGGCTGATGGGTGTGGATCTTGGCCTGGCACTGGGGGCACTGGTGGCGGACGTTCCTGAGGCGCTTCATGAAGAAGGGGACCACGCAGCATCCCGCCACGCAGCTGTGAGGGAAGGACATGCTTCAGTCGGGATTTTAACCTCCAACCTTTCCACGAGGACACAGCTACTCACCCCACGATGGAGCACAGGAAGCACAGGATCCACATGGTCTCGCTTACAGTGCTCTGGGTTTCTGTGAGCACCACCTCGCTGCAGGACGGACACTTTGTGAGTCCGGCCGTGGGGCCCAGCCTCTCCACTTCCCGGTGAACACAGAGCGCAGGCAGAGGACAGGTAAGACACACCTGAGCGCTGACTGGAGCGTGTTGGAGGACGGAGGAGCAGCTCACCTGGAAGGATGCTGTCTCCTGGTTCCTGTGCTGCGGCGGCCGTCACGTCTCCAGCGGGCTGAGGAGGAGGCAGCATGTAGATCCCTCCACGGGGCGTCTCCTTGTACGACGGCTGCTGCTCGTGGTGAACTGGCACCGGGGATTCAGACAGGATCTTTAGTGAGTTACAGTCACAGACTAACGAGGAGAAACAGGACGAGAAAAGCTGCACAGGAAACATGCCTCTGTTAGGGCTGGCTGTGAAGCTCACTCCTGCTCTCCCCagctcctccttcttctcctgcagctcctccagctcttTCTGAATGGCCCTCAGCTCGTCATCATCTTCAGGGATCGCTGACAACACAGAGACCAAAGTCACAGGAGGTTCAGTCTGCACACTCCGACTTTAAGAATATCTTCAGAAAAACGTGAAACACTTTAGTTTTCATTAAAAGGAGGTttttataaagcccttaataatcaagctccatcatatatcagagctctgattaccccgtatgttcctaacagagcacttcgctctcagactgcaggtctgctggtggttcctagagtctctaaaagtagaatgggaggcagatcctttagctatcaggctcctctcctgtggaaccaactcccagttttggtccgtgaggcagacaccccgtctacttttaagactaatcttaaaactttcctttgtgacaaagcttctagtcagagtggctcatgttaccctgagctacctctatagttatgctgctataggcttaggctgctggaggacatcagggtctatttctctctctctgctgagttctcctactgctctccaatctgcattgtttgttgttatttcagcttttaaccttttttttcctctgtcaatgtgagcttctgtgctttctgtgtctctgctctgtcttctctaacatagaaagtactcctgggtcaatgtgagcttctgagctttctgtgtctctgctctgtcttctctaacatagaaagtactcctgggtcaatgtgagcttctgagctttctgtgtctctgctctgtcttctctaagccccagtgggtggaggcagatgagcgttcacactgagcctggttctggttctgctggaggttctcctccctgttaaaggggagttttcctctccactgtcgcttcatgcatgctcagtatgagggattgctgcatgTTTCTACCCTAcaatcattttgctttgaatctcAGACCTGCCAATCAAGTCACAGCTGAGTTGAGCGCGTTTTAGCAGCGAATCAGAAACCCGGTTGTGCTAATTAGCTGTAATTAGTAAAGTGTTTAATATATTCTCACAACCTTCACAAAGGTTTCTTCAGTCTCCTCTGAGAAAACTCCTCTGTAGCTGGACTTCAAGAACATCTCACCACTCGTTTTCACGGCAGTTCTCCCATCCATCATCCTGCCATCACTGTCCAGCAAAAACTGATAAATCGTGACCTCTGGACCTTCTGAATCCTACTGAGAACCTGCTGgttctcctcagcaggtagaacGTCTGAATGGACCACCCAGACCTTCAGGTGACTAAGCAGCAGGTAAAGGTGGGTGAACTCACGTTCCTCTGAGCTTCCTTCATCGTGGTCTTCGTCCTTCTTAGTGCAGCgcttcatcttcagcagcaggaaCCGCCGGTTGTGCAGCTGCTGCATGCGGAACTCGATGGAGGCCATCTTTGTTGGACCTGCGCTGTTCTCCGTGTGGTCCTGCTCGGGTTCACTCGGACCCGCCCGCTCCGGTTCCTCGCTCTCATCTCTGCTCAGCTTCATGCTCGGCACCGGCctgaaagagtggaggaaaacccCGTCATCCTCCTGGTTCTCCATCACAGCTCAGGAGACTTTGAGTCTAAAAGTCTGAAATGGGACCTGCCGATCCACCCAGCCAGAACCTGAACTTGAAGATGTTCTGGATCAAAGTCCGTGTTCAGAGTTCTCTTGTTTTCACGCAGACCAGAGGAGAGGAACTCAGCGAAGAACCGGAGTCTGGGAACCATTCCTGGTCACGCTTCATGGTGTTGGATCCTGTGGAGTTGATCCCAAAGCAGAGTCCTGAGGGGAAAACATGAGCAGCCGGGTCCGACAGCAGCCAGAACCGCTCTGATGAAGAGGTCCGCATAAATCAGGTGAACGGCGGGCGCAAACAAATGAGCCACTGTGCGGTATGCAAATAGGTCCGGCCTGGACCGTCACGCTGAACACCAGCAGGCGTTACAGGAACACGCTGCGGTTCCTGAGCCACCCGGGAGGAGAACCACCTtaactttgctgttttctgacCAGATCAGAAtatcagaggttctgctgcagaaccttgGTGAGCTGGAACTGAACGGTCGgaccttctccttcaggattttctgctgTAGAGCAGAATTCACGGTTCCCTCAGTTAAAAGCAAGTGGTCCAGGTTCTGAAGCAGCCCAGATCACCACACCACCACCGCCATGCTTGTCTGTAGGCgtgttctgattctgaaatgctGTGACAGCTGTAGTCCAGATGTGGTGGGACACAAACCTTCTGATGTTCTGGatcatgacctctgaccttagCTGAGgcagtgaggcctgcagagcttcagatgatgttctgggttcttctgggTTCTTCTGGAGGGATTCTGGTGGttctccatgttctctacgtgtGGATCATGGTTCTGACTGTGGAGATGTTAATGACGTTGTTCCTTATCTGCTCTTGGGCTTCTTTACATTGGGCCATAATGTGCTGCTGGTTGAGAACTTCATCATTTAACCTCATTCCCCCCTGCTTCTCCCAGGAGGAGGCAGAAAAGTCTTGAACTCCTCCTCGATTTAAGTTAAAATCATTTTTACAACAAGactttttgaaatctttaacTGCAAACGTATCGACTGATCTTTCCCTCACCAACATTGTCAGAGCACCATTTGTTctgcttgtttgtttattgGGACACTTGGCGCTGACCTTTGGATCGCTCCAGCACACGACGCGGTGCCTCCGTCATCAACACCGACCAATAAGAGAACAGACATGTTTTATCAGGAAATAAAGCTTTATCAGGTGTTTGTTTAAGTAGATAAAGCAGTTTTTGTTCCTTATTTTTAAGTCTTGCAGTACCAAcagttgttttaaaagtttttaaaattcagaaatttaaagaaatgacAAAGAAATTGGAATTTTCTTCACTAACAGGCGTAAATATGGACCTACTAATGAGAttacttgatttatttttttctgctgtagaaaaaataaaagcacaaatacATTAACACATTTTTGCATGTATGTAGCATTTGATTGAcattgactttgtgaagtgccttgagatgacgtcttgtgaattagcgctatataaataaaatagacttGAACTGAATTTTTGCATTAAGTGCAAAAACATCTACAATTGTGTACAGCGGGGGGTTCTTCCATGTGGGGTAGGGCTCTTTGCCCTGGGAGTCATCTGTCAGCCGCCCCGTTAACAAATTCTCTATGGTTTAAAGTCATGTAGAGTAAATGAGATTATACATACATGGGCGGTTCTAggcaggggccaacaggggccagtgcccctgtagaactggtcaGGGCCCATTTTATGGCCCCTGTGCTGAAGACATAATACTGGATCAATTTCTTATGATGAGATGGGCTGGAACAGAAAatgtaactgtaaaaaaaaacattaaattttttacctttacatttttattttaacaataattttaaaatgaatgtttcaCTCTTACTTTCAGCCTTGTTGAGACaggatcacagttttcaggggtctgcaacctgcagtcacaagtggctctttggctcacttaatatattattatatcaATATACCTCATTTAATATagtaaattaatacattttgccCTGGTTTAATTCCTTTGTTTTGTGGCCCAATCAAAAAAAcactaacaccccccccccccccccccccccccccccaccggtAGATTTGGTATAGAACCGCCACTGTATAGCCATCTAActtctctgtagctctgctgctggaggacattaaaACCACTTTCCCTCTCTGCTACATTCTAAGATTCTCTTTGCTGTtaattcagctttttattttccctatttttctcttaatagtaggtacatctggtctgagTTCACCTTCCAGATGAACCAGCTGGATCTGTCTCTTAGAGTCTGACCCATTTCTCTCCTGGACGGAGCTGCTGGCTGAGCTTCTTTCAGCATCTGGACCTGAAAACTGGATCAAAGTTTATCTACTGAACTGTTTCtctcctggatgaagccacTGAAGGAGCTACTGCTGCGTTATCCTCTCTACAttcctctaacatagaaagtactcctgggtcaatgtgagcttctgtgctttctgtgtctctgctctgtcttctctaacatagaaagtactcctgggtcaatgtgagcttctgagctttctgtgtctctgctctgtcttctctaccatagaaagtactcctgggtcaatgtgagcttctgagctttctgtgtctctgctctgtcttctctaacatagaaagtactcctgggtcaatgtgagcttctgagctttctgtgtctctgctctgtcttctctaacatagaaagtactcctgggtcaatgtgagcttctgagctttctgtgtctctgctctgtcttctctaacatagaaagtactcctgggtcaatgtgagcttctgagctttctgggtctctgctctgtcttctctaacatagaaagtactcctggatcaatgtgagcttctgagctttctgtgtctctgctctgtcttctctaagccccagtgggtggaggcagatgagcgttcacactgagcctggttctggttctgctggaggttctcctccctgttaaaggggagttttcctctccactgtcgcttcatgcatgctcagtatgagggattgctgcaaagccatcaacaatgcagacgactgtccactgtggctctacgctctttcaggaggagtgaatgctgcttggagagacttgatgcaacctgctggctttccttagagaggaaactttctcaccaacatggaggatctgatggagtctgactttggaaagaacctcaGATGATAATGTGAtgttaattggtgctatataaataaaatgtaactgaatTGAATCGAAAGACTGAATGTTTACtcttaaatttttattttttttatcataaacaaaagctaaaagTTCTGACACTGAAAGGTTTTTTGGAGAAAGTGTAGAAAcgttatcaaaataaaatatgttttattgtgttaatATTGGTTCCAGGTCTTAACCTCCGACGGGATATTTTAAGGATTGACAATTAACCTGAAATTAATTCTCAGAAAGTAAAACTAGGCTTCAGCTGACGGGCTCGTTGGACTGCTGGTAGCTGCTGCTGACTAAATATCAATAAAGCCTGGAGGCAGCTCCTATCAGCAGATCTGGTGACGTCTAACCTATATTCCACCCACAGAACCCCAGTCAAACACATCCTGgactgtataaaaataaaaacaatgcaggTTGTGATCCTGTGCGCACCTGGGAAAGGgaacttttatttttccatagTAAAATCAGATCAGCTGCCATCACTGTTTTTTGCTtcgttttgtgtgttttagtgtatTTGGAGGTTATTTGAACTGctaataaaagaaattaaataaaccaaatgtaacaaatttgaccatttatatatatatatacttagaAAGTGTTCTTTGAATGCGCTGATGCATCATCTGAACACTAGATGTCACCAAAGCGCACATTTGAAGATGATTAAATCCTTCATGTAAACGGTTGACTTCACTGATCCTGCAGTGGCTCTTTGTCCATCCATCACTTCAGGTGTTAAAGCACAACAGGAGAGGACACACTCATACTTTGTGCTTTTACTCACATCACGTCTCCACCTGATCTGCAGTCAGACTCATGGCTGCATGTTTGTAATGAGTGTCAGAGAGACGCAGATCAGGTGACAGGAGTGTGTGTGCAGCACCTGCTCAGGTATTAGTCACCCAGGGAGATTACACACAGTCAGTGGTGCTTAATGAGCTTCATTTTACACAACGCTCTCGTGTGTCGGTGTAAACAATAGTGTTACTGTAATACAGCACACATCAAAACCTTCTACCACCAACACCCCAAGAGTCAGATGTCAGAGTCAGATGATTCATAGGGAGCAAAATGTGAGAGCCAAGTGTCTCTGCAGGTAGGCTAGGTTTCATTTTCCTCGAATAAACTTAAGGGTGGATGATTAAACATGTAACTGTAAACCTTTAACAAAGGGTGTTTATAGGAACAAAACACTGAACTGTTCAAatgaaaaagcaacacaaagttgGAGGATCAACTAATCAATGAAATACGGGACTAAATACATGCTGGTGTAAAAAGCATTAGAAAAAGGGACTTTAGCCACTAAAAGATAAACTGGGTCTAATGGCCTCAGACGGCActgatcatggcgaccgctgacgcacttccgctttggctgaagagttcTCATCATTCAGACCCTTTTGGATGCAGCGTCTGTCCTGCTATGCTacgttttgtgtttgtgtcgCATAAACATCGGATCATGTCGCCTTTCTCCCTCTCAGCACCGCCTTGCTGCAGCCACCCCGCCCATATTTACTGCAcattcacttaaaatagaaaaccAGCTATATCAAACTGAATCTAGTGAAGCAAATAGAAGTGCCACTATGGAAAATTTGACATGTGGTTCCAAAACATGCTAAAAGATAATAAATGGCTAAAATATGACATCCATGAATGCTAATCCTGTTGAACGCTTTAGCACCTAAAACTCAGATGCAAGTAAAGGTTAGCGTTAGCGGCACAGAGCTACTGGAGGAAACATGGAACCTTCTTCCCAGGAGAGACCGGCCCGCCATTAAGGTCAGGATTCACCAGTGAGGAAGAACCaggccagaaccactgctgacccagaAGAACTCAAAGGCCCAGCTGACATTTACCAAAGCTTATCTTCAGGATCCCCAAGACTTCTGCGTTAAAACTAGCAGCTTTCTGAATCAGAACATTTCTACggttaaacatggtggtgggagcGTGATGCTCTGGGTCTGCTCTGCTTCTTCTGGACCCGGACAGCTTACTGctaccatgaattctgctctatAGCAGAAAAGCCTGAAGGAGAAGGTCCGACCATCCATTAGTGACCTTCGCATCAAGCTCTtttgggttctgcagcagaacaatgatccaaagaGAATATCCTCCTCTGaatggctaaaaataaataaataataaaaaaaaaggtttcagagTGGCctatttattaaaggaaaacccccctttaataaataaaatcatcatcagGTTATGTTTGATGATGTGAAACACGTCAGTAGGACCAAAACTGGAGAAATCTCTGCAAGAGGTTAGCATTCTGAGCATTTAGCCGTTAGCATCCGGTCAGCTAGCCGCTACGCAAACTAGCAAGCATTAGCATCTAGCTAGCTGCAGTGAATTTGTCTCGCTGACTTTTCTATCGGCCATTTGTGTTCTGCCGTCTGGAGGAGAGAACGGAGGTCCCTCAGAGACTTTCTGCTGTGAGGGTAAAATCTGAAGATTCCGGGGAAACAAGTTGGCTTCAGAACCACAACAAAAGGAAAGAAGGTGAATTATAAAGATCTCAGAAAACATGTTCAGCTAAATTTAAAATTGCTGCATATCTGAAGGTTTTCATAATTCATCTCCGTAATGCATGAACATATTTAACCCCTAGGAGACGAGCTGGTGCGGGTTAAGTCCGTCGGATCCTCTGAGGCCGTATCAGTGTTCATGGATCATTACATAACTGACAGAGGGGCCCGTTGCTTAATGTTTGCCCTGACAGCACCCAGCAGTGATTCAGGCCAGTGTTTCtgtgtcacccccccccccccccccccaaccccccggGGCTTCTCGATAATGATGACATCCAGTTGCTCAGACAGTTGCGTCAGACCTGGATTAGTGTGTGAACACTGATTTATTTCTACGCCTGCGAGGACCAATCAAGGCCTTTCACTTGTTTTTCTCAGCTGCTGTTCTGGATCATCAtggcagccatttttgtagAGTGGGTCCTTTATATTCACGCATAAATCCGGGTGCCAGCGATGATCCTCGACGTTTCTAAAGTACGAGTAAAGACGAGTGACAGAGAAGAGCGAGCAGAGCTACTTCCTGTGCTGCAGCTGGACCCTCATTGTGACTTAATGCTGCTGGGATTAACGGCACAAAGTCTCTGCTTTGCAGCTGCTGGTTCCTGGCTGAACTTTGGCGAATGTagtgacacaaaataaaaaaggagtcGAGGAGAGAAGGAAGGCATGGCAGGACGCAGGGAGTAGGGCTCGCTGCCAGCATGCAGGTCCGGCGGCTGCAGATGTTCCCCACACACATCGCTGCTATTAAtctgctgcagcaacaacaaggTTATGCAAGAGAACATCTCTTGAAATCTGGGCTCTGATGAACAGAGGAAATCTGGCAGCacctgaacagaaccagaaccgacaGCCCAGGTGAAACAGGAGTCTGCTGGTCGCTGGGAGGAAACTCCTCCTTCCCGGCAGAACAACAATCAGCTCGACTCACCGTTTAAAACCCCAACGGTAGATAAACTCTGAGTCACTTTCATGTTTAAGAGCTCCAAACAGGAAGAGATGAATGGAAACGGGTtctgttgttctgggttcttctgggacctcctggatgaatcCTTATGGAGATCTTAGAAACGGGCCTGGAGCCTCTTGCAGAGACTTTGTTTGAACCGGGGCGTAGCATGCTGCTCTGAGAGCCCTCAGCCTACTTCATGTAGTCAGACTGGCTCTGCTTTGGTGATTTCTTGAAGCCACGGGTCAGGCAGTAATCGGGCCAGGTGGCTGTGAGACATGAACAGAAGAAGTTGGTCACAGTTAATTTAGGATTAACCAACAGGGCCCGGTTGGTTTGGACAAATTTCTTTCTGATCATCAGTGTGAAATCAAATGTTGGttattaatttctttatattattttctgttggagGATCTGAAACATGTAAGGGGGACAGCAGTGGAAACCCCAAACGGCAACAAGAAGAACCACCCAGGTGGTCGTGTTTGGAGGAAGTTCTGCTTGGACTGATCGGGTCACGTTTGGAGGAATCCCAGATTAACCCTGTAAAACCCAAATatagaaaaacactaaaaaaaattttttcaaCCACTCAGATGTTGTTGTAGGAGGCCTTTGAGGCTGAAAATGAAGTGTTTTCAAAAAATTTATGTTTTAGTAagtttttacagaaatgttgtAATATTGCAACATTGGGCCAAATGGGGAGCAGAATTTCCTCTATTTGTACTCGTTGTCTGAACAACAATATAGAACTACAGATCCATTTGCAGGGTTTTGCGTTTATCCCAGGACAGTATAACATGAAAAATAATCACAGTCAAGTTGttatgaacagttttttttatttattccaggaagagaactttttatttacaatgaTAGTCCCAAAAACAGTTCCTTTCCTCTGAAAAACAGAGGCGAACATCGCACTTGCTGCAATGGGTATTCGTATACCCTTTACTGCAATGTCTGCAGCGTCATCTCTTGACCTTCATGGGGAAATGTCCAGTGAGGTCCTTGCGCACATCGAGTGGGGTGTGCACATGATTTCTTGGAGGGACAATTTGGACTCCAATCATCTAAGGATGGTTTCTTCCTAGCACAGAATTGTGCTCTTCTGGTACCACCTGCAGGCATTTCTCCCTGAATGATTCAAGCCACGGTCTGAGTTTCCAGAGTTTGTCCCTCTTTTCAATCTCTGACACTGTCAAATTAttgacaaaatgtaattttgtcaGAAGAGATTGGAATCTGTTGCATGGCATCACATCAGCAATAGCGGGGTGCCGTGTATCTGTCTCCAAGTACATACGGCTTCCAGACATTTGTACCAAGCCCATCCTCAGGTACATgctaaacattttttgtatttccttTGTATTAGTGTTAACAGATCTTCCATCATTTTGAACGCTGTACTCATTTGTACTTGTAGCCAGAGCTTGAATCATGTCCTCTGACACAAACTTTTGGAAGTATTGGAGTGGTGTGTGGAGGAAGGTTACATCGTCTGTGACAGGTGGACCAGAAAAACCGGTATTGGGACtgataaaatcctttttttgccAGTGATATCTGTCACGGGGCATGATGCGTTCATGTTCTTGGGGCTCAATTTCCCCATTGGCTGGGCAGTCAGATGGCTCTTGGTTTTCTTCGTCCACACAGAGATCATTGTCTGACTCCTCGTCACTCGCATCAGTGTCATCAAGGGGTATATCCACATCATTCTCTCCATCTTGGATGATTGCAATGATATCCTGCACACTGTACTGAGGATCTTTCCTTGCTGCTGGCATTCTAGACAACCTGCAGGAAAAGACGGGGTGGTGGAGAgattgattttaatttgaagTGTTTACACATTGCACTGAAGTAACCCATTCACACATTTCACTGGTCACACAATACTGTGTGGCCGATCAATTCTAAACTCTGATTATCATCAAAATAGGAATGCAAGTAGCCTCCAACTTACAGCCACACCTTACATTCCTGAACATCAACCCCTCTTCCAGAGCAATGTAATGCAAAGGCCCCTCCAAGCATCCCCCACACCTGCTTTGACTATCAATTGATTGGAACATTTCCTTATCAATAGCCAAGACAAAGGGCAGACATGCACAACATGGCTGTTGTGTTGTAGACATGTTAGAAAGCCCTGCCTTCTGTGATAAGGGAAAAATACTGAGTGGTTCAAAGCTATATTGGGAAAACTTCCTCTCAAGACATTCTTCTCAAAAACAGGGTTGTTTTGACTACCACATTCACCCAATGTTGTAATATTGCAACAATTACAAAACAAGCTCTAGATCAAATGTAGGGCACATTTTCCACAATAACTACATATTTACATGTTGTAGACACtataataaacacagaaaaaaatatgcaaagctTTTTACTTACTTCAATTAGATAAATCCAGTCCAGTAAGTCGAGGGGATGATGCTCAAGCAAAAATATGGAGGTTGTGTGACTTCTTCACCTGAGG
Proteins encoded in this region:
- the LOC105928903 gene encoding uncharacterized protein LOC105928903; its protein translation is MVPRLRFFAEFLSSGLRENKRTLNTDFDPEHLQVQVLAGWIGRPVPSMKLSRDESEEPERAGPSEPEQDHTENSAGPTKMASIEFRMQQLHNRRFLLLKMKRCTKKDEDHDEGSSEEPIPEDDDELRAIQKELEELQEKKEELGRAGVSFTASPNRVHHEQQPSYKETPRGGIYMLPPPQPAGDVTAAAAQEPGDSILPVERLGPTAGLTKCPSCSEVVLTETQSTVSETMWILCFLCSIVGCVAGCCVVPFFMKRLRNVRHQCPQCQAKIHTHQPL